The stretch of DNA CCCTGGAGTGATCACAGATccatggaattttgggggttggAAAAGCTCTCCAAGACCCCAGGGCTGCCGAGGCCATCACTAGCCCATGTGTCACATGCCACATCCGCAGAGCTATGTGACCCCTCTGGGGATGGGCACTctaccactgccctgggcaccaCTGCCAGGGCTtccctttccatgaaggaattttctcaatatccaacctaaacctcccctgggaCAATTTGAGGCGTTGCCTTTTGTCCTGCCAgttgttacctgggagaagcaatccccacctggctgcaccctccccCAGGGAAAggtctctcctgagcctccttttctgcGGGCTGaacccccccagccccctcagctGGCGCTGGGCTGTTCCAGGGGGAGGAACACAGACCCCATCCCCGTTTCCTGCCCATTGTTTTCCATGCTCAGGAGCACCGGCAGAAGGAAGAACAAATCCCCCTGGCTGGATggagcccagccccatcccagcaaggcagggacagccccgggcTGGTCCCAGCCTGCCAGGAAGGCACTCTGTTGAGGgaaacaggaagccctgaaatAGCAGGAGCTGGAAACACGTGGCCAGGGGGAGCTGGCCAGGgtccccccagctccctgcacaggcCCTTGGCATCATTCCAGGACGAACCCActgccctctgcctctgctgctatgGCAGATGCTCATCTCCCACCCACCTGATGCCAGCAGAACTCGGCCCAAAGaactccaggagctccaggagccatCCCTGAATGCTCTGGGCCGCCCTGGATCCAGCACCCTACTTGGAGAAGGCATCCAGGGGAGAGGTGCTGcattccctgctgcttccctggctGGGAAAAACCAGGGCAAACGTCAGGGAGGACAGaaccagctcctggtgcagcccCTAGTGCAAGTGCCAGGCCAGAGCTGCTATCACAGAGGGATCAGAAGGGTCTGAGCTGACACACCAAGAGCAcgcagggaggagggaaggaggaaaggagggatgCTCCAGAgcatgcacagctgcagggatgagCAGCAGAAGGCTTCATCCCCCTGGCCTCTGCACAGAGGGGCTGCCAGCAATGCCCACCCAGCATCAGCCATCCAGGGCTGACAGCTGGAACACAGCTGGAGCCAGCAAGGAGCCAGGGATAGTGGCTTCAACCAGACAGGGCACACAGGATATTGGCAAGAagtccttccctgggagggtgggcaggccctggcacaggtgcccagagctggatccctggaagtgtccaaggccaggctggacactgggattTGGACAAGAGGGGAAGGtggaaaggtgtccctgcccagggcagggggtggaagTTCTTTCCCAACCCAAACTAGTCTTGGATTCTATGAACACATcccaaaaaaagtaaatatcaCGGCCAAATGGGAAAAGAGCTGAACTTTACAATGTGAAATATTCGGCTTTACAAGCTGAACTTTACAATCGAAACATTCCCCACAGTGGTTGGACAGGCAGGACACAAGAGAGACAGGTGGGACACGGCAAGGAAGGAGCCTGGTTGGGCACCGTGCTCCCAAAACAAGAAGAATTGCATGGGAACAAGCAGATATTCCAGGTCCAAAGATCGCTGCTGGAGCAAGCTGCTGGCCCTCTGGGCACAGAAATCGGGGATTATGGTGAGGAGGGTATttgcaggctcagcccctgcctgaATGGAGGCTTGGAGCCAGGGAACGGTGTCACGGGGCTGGATTCTCCTGGTGTTGGATTAACGGGTTCCGTTCTGAGGTTAACGCCGCTAAGCCGGTGCAGCCCCGAGCCCTCTGGTCCTGAGCTCGCCCCGAGCCAGCTCAGGCTCGTCCCATCTCACCCAGGGCTCTGTCTGGGATGGGAACGGGGCTGGTGGcctcagggcagctcctggcgGAGCAGAGGGTGGCAGGAGGAAGCTCATGGACAGGATGACTTCTCCTTGCCCCAGCCGTGCCCCAGCCGTGCTCCAGCCGAGCAAAGCTCCAGCGGCCACCGGCTCATCCCTGCCCCTCCCGGGACAGGCCGGCCAGGGGAGCAGAACAATCCCGGGAAGTGACCGGCCGGGGGGGACACGAGGGGACAGGATACCGTGCTGGCCACCGCCACCGGCATTGTCTCTTTGGATAGCTGCGGGATGAGGTCAGAGGCTGAGCGGGGAACAGGGCCGGAGGAAACAACACCAACCCCTGCTGACAGTGCCCGCACGCTCTGaagctcacctggggctggggtccctggcagggggaactctcctgtcccctcccctgggcAGCTGAAGGTCACACggaggctccccagggacaccAAGAGTCGGTGAagtcccagcactgcagaggatcctcccagccctgaggTGCAGCAGCAACCCCTGGCAAACCCAAAAGGGCCCAAATTCTCCCTGTCCtgcaaatggggaaaaatcccTCCATGCTCCAaaggctggagcccctctgctctggagccaggctggaagagctgggactgctcacttggagaaaaggaagttccagggagagctcagagcccctttcagagcccaaaggggctccaagagagctggagagggaccgGGGACAAGAACAAAGAAGGAGAGGACAATAGGGAATGGCTTCCctctgccagagggcagggatggatgggatattgggaattaagaATTATTCCCTGGCAAGGTGGGCAGGCCCAGAGcaactgtggctgcccctggatccctggcagtgcccaaggccaggttggacactggggctggagtagcctgggacagtgggaagtgtccctaccatggcagagggtggaacAAGACAGGCTTTAAAGTCCCTTTTAACCCCtaccattctgggattccagaAAAATATGTGAGGGGGCTTTACAGGACAGAAAGCCTGTGACATCCCTGGGGTTAGGCTGTCTCCCAAAATAGTTACAGCCTCTTCCACTACCACAGCCAGACTGTCTGGGCAGCCAGGGACTTCCCCTCCCCAGAGAGCTGAGGTTCCTCTCCACATTGCAGAGTGGCAACAACTTCTTTTAGGGGAACTCTGCCGACTCTTTCTGCCCCTTCAGTGGCTGGGGAGATCCTCCCAGGTGGGAGCAGCTTCGCTGAGGAACGTCACAcctgggcagggtgaggagctTCTCCAGCTCCATCAGCCCCCTGGTCTGTGCATGGTGGTCCTGCCTTAAGGGAcgcatccctccctccctttttcATGAGGGTTTGGGAGTGGGGGAAAGCAGGGGGATACAGGCAGCACCTGCCCTGAGGTGGTCCCTTCAGTGATCTCCTCCATTCAGTACAGGAAGGAGGTGACTGGCTGCCAGCCAGGGCCACCTCCACGAAGCTGTCACCTCCGTGTCCCAGCAGGTCCATCTGGGTCCCCAGGAAGGCAGGAGATCTGCTCCAAGCCGCTTCAGGGAgccacagggagctgggcttgtaAGTGCCAGGTTTGTGTGAGCTGGGCCTGTGGCAGCTGGGCGTGGGGGAGATGGGCTTagaggagctgggcttgtgGGAGTCGGGCTTGTAAGTGCCAGGTTTGGGGGAGCCGGGCCTGTGGCAGCTGGGCCTGGGGGAGATGGGCTTAGAGGAGCTGGGCTTGTAAGTGCCAGGTTTGGGGGAGCCGGGCCTGTGGCAGCCGGGCCTGTGGGAGCAGCCGTGGGCCCGTGCAGCCGCCTCTCTCGGGTTACCACTTcccgctgccgctgctcctCAGCAAACCCCCGGGggcccttggggacagcagcagggagcggTGACAGCCTCGCTGGTGgccctgtgcacagcacagccccactccagcctggccagggctgcctcggatgcttttcctgctgtggggagcagggccctggggaggAACTGCCTGTATTGCAGGACGTGCGTGTTCGCACTGATTGATTTTGCAGCACCTCCAGGGCACGTGCAGGGCCACAGAGCCTGCAGCCCATGGACCCTCTGACCCACAGACATTCCTACGCACCAGACCCTCCCTCATggaccccccagcccctcagccttGTATCCCCGTGAGTGTGGGAGCAAGGTCAGGGCTCCTGCTATGCTGAACAACAGCCCTTGGACAACTGCTCCTCCATGGGTCAGTGGATGTCACAACTTCCATCTCAGGGCCACTCTGGTGTGTCCCCAAGCTCTTGCTGGAGTTCCCAGGAAAGAAAATCCACCCCTTGTCCCTGCAGAAGAGCCCCTGTGCCCAAAGGGGGTTCTGTACATTGCTTCAGCAATGTACAGAAGCCACAGAATCATGGGATCATTTAAGtgggaaaagccctccaagaccatcgagtccaactgttcccccagcacagcaaaagCCACCATTAATccatgtccccaaatgccacatccacatgtttttgaatatttccaggggTGGGGGTTCCACCCAGCACGGAGGTTTAGGATgctctgctgtcagcacaggctgggcgGGACAGGGCTGGCATTAGGGGCTCTGTCACCCCACACACAGAAGTGGCACTGTGCCCAGTGACACTCCCTgggcccccagccccaccccgAGCAGATGCTGAGGTCTGTGTCACTGGGGCAGGAGAGGCTCCTGTGCTGATGGGACAGCTCAGccatgggacagggacagctcccacccACCCATCCCGAACCcaaggggctgggggagcccgGGGTGACACCCCAACCTGCTCCTGGCAACCCCCACAACAAACTAACCCCCAGAGCgtcaccagggctgtgctgttgCTGTGGCGGTTATCGGCCTCAGCACATTTGGggctggaaaatatttatttctgtagcTTGGCAACATTTGCCGCTGCTGTGGGGGTGGAAGGGGGCGAATGGGACCTGGGGATAGCGACAGCCCGAGCATTGCTGTCATCATTGCTGTCATCATTGCTGACCATCAGGACCGTGCTGGCTGGGTGGGGTTAAAGCCCcttcctgcccaggctggggaggagctggtgcagccccgggggcagagcagggccatgGGGGGAACAGACCCAGAGTCAGAGCAAGACAAGGAGGGCAAAACGCTGACTGCAGTGACTCAGAGGGGAAAAACGCCCTCAGTgacacaggggctgctgccatCAGCACAGTGGGACAGTCCCCACACCACCCTGGCTCCAGTGATGGGGGCTGTGTGTCCCCACAGAAGGTCACAGGCATCTCCctgagtgtcacagacatctctGGGTGTCACCACCTTGGCACACACTCACTTCCATCTCCTGGCTGCCCCTCGGGGTCCATTTGGGACAGACATCAGTGGTCACATCACACAGCATGGGGACAGCAATAGCCCAGTGTTCCcttgctggccctgcccaggctggggtttgtgtgtgctcagagcctcctcagcagcactgagtgcTGGGTCTGGCAGAGGGGGTGTCCAACAACCTCCTGCTCAGCACCCACACACCAGGGATgagggcacaaactgaaactaCCCATTTCCTGCTCAGacaagctgcagcagagccacatgTGCCCTTACTCCACGTGAGGATCACAGAGAGAAAGGGGGACCAGCCACAGGTTCCTCTTCTGTCATCCTGATGGCATCTCCCAGGATGGGAAACTCCAGAGAAAAGACCAGAGGGGAATCCCAGGGGGACCCATCGTCCCATCCACGGCCAAACCTCACTGAAAGCTCAGCTTGGCAGAGGGCTgcaaacccacatccctggGCCTTGTTCCTGGGCTGCTGACAGGGGCAGGATCCAGGGGAAGTGGCACCAGAGCCCCTCCCTTTGGAAGcaggagccccagagcagggccctCCATGCCAGAGGGATGACAGGCAGTGcccatctccctggcaggggaGGAAGGCACAGACTCTGCACCCTCTGCCACCCCAATGGCCgagtgccatgggcaggcaggacaAGGATTCCTGATATTCCTCTTTAGCCAGGCATGTGCTGCTGAACTTGCTTCCTGAGGTCTCCCCCTCCTGCCAGTCCCACcagctggcagccccaggcatccctgctcccaccctgccaaTGGGAAAAAGATGGACACAGGCAGACGTTTAAAATCCTGTTCACAGAACCATTTGTACagcacaaaacattttttacagtatttacagcagcagctggggaaaaggCACTTGGGGGGCAGAGAGGGGTCCAGTTTGGGGCTCCCCATGCAAagcaaaggtcagcagtgacagATGCCACCAAGGAACCAGGCTTCCCAGCCTGGAGGGGACACTGATGTCACACTGATGTCCTGCAAGCTGAtcttccccaaaattcctctgggggcttcagcagcagcccagctcccccccAAAGCCCTTGGAGCCACCAGACCCCgcgcagggcagggccaggtcccacccagggctgtcccctcctggcgCTGGCAGGGCCTTGTCACCATCGTCCCGCAGCCGGATCCGTCCCCACCgcccgtccctgtccccagagccatccccaccccagccaggggggcagaggcagcatcagggagactcagggctggggctgctcctctgcagacTCCGCAGCACAGCTCACATCTCTGCAGGATGACACAGAAGATGGTGACAGTCTGCAGGGTTAGAGCAGAAATCTGGGGCAGGGGGTCAGCCCTggtcccctccctccctccctgcatgGCTGGGGCCTGCAAAGCAACACTTCCCAGCAGCCACCTCATTTTGCACCAGGGATGGGAACAGAGAGCAGAACTGTGCCTTACTCAGTCTGCGTGGGAGGAAAAGTTTTTAACCAGGCTCTCTCTGCCTCCAGCCTGTCACGCTGTGGGAGGAAGTGGCCTCTGCCTCggtttccccagcacagcagccattGGGGAGCAGCCAAactctctggagctgctgggtacaGCAGCCAAACTCTCCAGAGAGGCCAGAgatgcccagcacagcatcacCCCCTCCCACAGGGGACACCCCCAGGCTCTTACCAGGAGGGAAGCatctggaggaggagagcatCACCAACAGGCTCCCTGCCACCTCACAGaccccctctcctccctcctgatGGGGTAGGTTAGGATACACCACAAGGGGAGTATGGGTTCTCCTGCTCACCTTCCCCCCCAAGCAAAGAGCAgcctctgagcagcagctggagggaggctgcaggcagaggagcacagGTCTCTGTGCATCTTCCCAAAACCATCAAcaggagccccagcccaggtgtcccatccatcccatggGAAGTGCTGGGATCAAGGTTGGGCATGTACCTTCCAAGGCTTTATCCAGGTCTGCAATgaattcctccagctcctgcgTGTCTCCAAGCTTTGCTAGTGGGGAAAAACACGGTCAGGTCTCCCCATTCCCCCTCTCACTGGGGAGAGACCCCAACCCCTTGCTCCCAgtacagctgctccagctgtgtttATCCCAGCCAGTCCAGCCTCAGCTGGGAAAATCCCAACCCAACTCCTGCCCCTTCCAGGCTCCTGCCAGGACACAAGGGCTCATTCCCACTCTGCAGGGCCTCCTTGGCACCCCCCTATCCCGGGCTGGCAATCATTGCcaagcccagctgagcacagagaaGGAAGCCCTGCAGGGGCCAGGCTCACCTTTGGTGGGATAAGTGTCAGCTGGGCTGTTGAGGTGCTCCTCACTGGAGTTGAGGCTGCTTCCTGGGGAtgtgctggcacctgcagagACAGAGCATCAGTCCCTGGCCTGGGCACAGGCACCTGATGAACATTTTGCAGGAACACAGCCCGATcatgcccatggcacagggtggcacACTCTTGGAGAACCCATCTGCTCCTCCCCTGCTTCTGGAATGCTTGGAAAAATGGAATTGAGTTTCTTTCTCAGGTCAGAGAGCACCAGAGGTTGTCTGGGCACCATTACAAGGACAGGGTTATTACAGATCACTTGGTtatccccagcccctcagggtcctgcagcagcctgcctGGCATCAGGAGCCCTGGCAGATGCTGGCAGGTCCTGGGTCAGTATCCATGGTCATCCCCCCATTGCTCATCCAGCCCACCAGGGCTGAATCAGGCAGCATCAGCAGGAAGATGTGCTCCATGGAGGAACCACAGAGCTCCCACCCCGGCAGACACCATCCTCCCCAGGGCTCCTCACCCCAGCCCAGACTCACTCTCCAGCTCATCGATGCCACTGTCATACACGCTCTGTCCCGCTTTCCtcttcagctcctccaggtgctgctggtaCTGACTCGCAGGGCCCCGGTCAAAGTCCTCCATAACCTCGTCGAACTCTCTCAGCAGCTCACTGAGCTCCTCAGCCATCGCTGGGGGCAACATGGGGGTGTTGGGGTACCCacctggcaggcagggccagcaggagcctctcgggagcagcccaggctggggatgaggcagagccaggctccgGGTGCCGGctgtgcaggcagtgccagcgcTGCTCCGAGCACACCCGGCTCCTCGGACAGCTCAGCCTTCCCCCAGCTcatcccacagctgggctgcgGCCAGCCCAGTAAGTGCTGGTGCTACTCAGGCTCGATAGAATCCTAGAAGGGTTTGAGCAGGAAGGGAGCAcaaagcccatcccatcccatcccagccctaccatggcagggataccttccactgtcccagggtgctccaagccccagtgtccagcctggccctgggcactgccagggatgcaggggcagccccagctgctccggccaggctggggcacacGGAGGGGAGGAGGGCACAATCACCGGCCGGGACCCCCGGCTCCATCCCGCTCCCGGGGGGTGCCCGGAGGCTGCGGGGGGACCCAGGAGCGGAGCCCCTCGCGGGTTCCGAGGGGGCGGCATTCCCGGTTCGGTTCGGTTCGGCACTCACCGGCTGCTCGGCTCCCTGCGCTCCGGTCCCGGCGGCAGCAGCGCCTCCGCTCCGTTCCCGCCGCTTTTGGCCCCGCACCGGGGCTGGGCGGGGGCTCCGGGAGGCTCCGCCCCCAAACGGCAGCGCGGGACCGGGGGAGTCCCAGTGTCACCCCCCCAAACACTCCCGATAAACACCTCCGAACAAACACCCCTCaacaaacaccccaaacacccccGAACAAACACCCCTCAACAAACACCCCGTAAAAGACACCCCCGAACGCCCCCGCCCGGCGTCGCTCCCTCAAAGCCCCAACAGGAGGCGGAACACGGGATTGGGGCTCAGCTCCCGGGGAACCAGGGACAGacggcctcaagctgtgccgGGGGaaggtcaggttggatattagggaaaattccTCATGGACAGGGCTGTccggcctggcacagctgcccagggcagtggtggagtgcccgtccctggagggatttcaaagccgtgtggatgtggcacttggggacacggattggggtggccttggcagtgctgggggatggCTGGACTTGGTGCTCTtgcagggcttttccagcctcagcgGTTCCATGGTTCTCTCCtacaggtttcccagagagcTGTCAAGCCCAGAGCTTTGTGTCTGGGCCCTGCCATGGATCCTGGTCAGCAGCATGAGGGAGACACAGGGGTTTAAAAAAGAGgagctcaggctctgctgtcCTTGCTGTTGCCTCTAAAGCCACCCATGGATCCGAGCAGCCGGTCCCACTCCTGCAGATTCTCCCTGCTGTACCCTCATACAAGCCCTAGGCCTGGCTCTGCCCCGCCAGTCTGAGGGGCTCAAGGGGGCTTTGGTGGGGCTGGAACTAAAAACCAGCCAGAACCTCTCCAACAGCAGCAACCACCCCCAAAACAGCAACTGCTGCCTAAGCAGGAATGACCCCCCCCAAAACAGTGATCAGCCCCAAAACAGTGACCAGCTCCTGAGAACCACCACCCCCCAAAAGCAGACTCCCCCAAACATTCACCACTGCCCCAAAAGCAACCACCCCCCTCAGAAGAGACccccaacagcagcagccccccctgtgccagcactggggaTCAGGAAGGATCAAGGCAGAACCTTCCCTGTCATTCCTGAGGTGACCCCCAAGGCCTGCAGGGGCAAGGAGCCCCTGAGAGCAGAACCCGGAGCAAAAgccaggcagcccctgcagagcgGGCCCAGAGCAACGCCAAGGCTCCCTGGGGAGATGTGAGCTGGCTGGGCAGCGGGTTTATTTCATTTCGTGAGGCTGGAacggagcagctccagcagagtcTCGGTGCAGCCGCACGGGGGCCGGGCCAGGCCGGTGCCGGGCTGCCCTCAAGCGGAGTTTGCAGCAATATCGCATCAACGCTGCCAGGGACGAACACCCCACGGCCACTTggatggctctgcagcagccagagaaaGCTGGTGCTTCCCAGTGagctccccgtgtccccctgccCCTGTTATGGTGCGGGGAAAGTGAAATCCAGCAGGGCTTTTCCTGCAAAGAGCTGCCTCCTGTGTCAGCATCCCTGGTCCATcctagaatcatggaatcacagaatggtttgagtgggaagggaccctaaagtCCATCCCgctccaccccctgccatgggcaaggacacttttcactatcccaggctgccccaagcacatccaacctggccttggacacttccagggatccaggggcagccacagctgctctggacaacGTGTGCCAGTGTTTTACCCTAGGAAGGAATTTGAAAGGCTGGGGGCTGCTCTTGCAGCAGGTACAATCCCACCCAGAGCAGTGGCTGGACACAATGTTGGTTTCACAGCTGACATTCGAGTGTTCCTGTGGCCTCTGGAACTTTCCACAGCCTCATGGTGTCCCAAATTTATCTGCTCCTCCAGAcacaacagctctgctgctctctggagctTATCAGCTCCCAGGGGGTCTCACCAGCTATCTCACAGCACAAGCTCCTCCGGGAAATGCTTCCCCACCCATCCCAACTGTTCTGATCTGCAGGGAAGGGACCTTTGCAAAATAAGagcccagcctgagcagggcacCTGAGAAGGTCTGGGTGCCTTCAGACCAGGACTGGGTGCAAGCTGTGGTGGAATATGGAATACTGTTTGCAGAAGTACTATTTTGTCCCCAGAagtgccctgctgtggctgccccattcctgggaAAGTTCAAGGCCagaaggccaggctggatggggcttggagcagcctggtgcagggaaggtgtccctgcctgtgccagagcctcaccaccctcacagggaagaactTCTCTGAATATCCCATGAATATCCCAATTTCTctctctggcagtgggaagccattccccgtgtcctgtccctccagcccttaCAAAAGCATTTGGATACTCCTCTGAGctgtctcttctccaggctgagcagtcccagctccctcagcctgtcctccCTGCAGGTGTAGGGATGGCACTCCATTCCCGAGGTGTTGTGAGGAGGGGgtggcagggagggctgtgctgaggatgtGGCAGTGGTTGGACCCACAGGAaggtgccagcctggcaggtGACCCCCGAGTACAGCTCtgccccctgggcacaggcacaggggctgccccCACAGTGAGGAAGGGCTGGGTTTTGTGGGAAAAGCTGCCTGGTTGTGTCCagagagcctgggcagggctaGATGCCAACATGCAGGTTTAGGAAGGAGACGCTGCTGTAGAGCTCCGAGCAGACCGAGCCGCGCTCCAGGCTGTGCGTCCAACCAGGCAGTGTGGACAGAGCCAGCTCCTCCCCGGGATCCTCACGCTCTGGGCTCCTAAGGAAgcaaaaaggagagagatgctGTTAGCAAATGCTTCTACTGCCCACTGCACTCCCAAATGGGCTTAAGCAGTGATCCCAAAGACTGCCATCTCCAGACAGTCCCAAGAGGAATGTGAACACAAACAAGAAGCTGTAGCAtggatcacagaatcccaggtttgggttggaaggaactttGAAGAGCATCTAGTC from Ammospiza nelsoni isolate bAmmNel1 chromosome 15, bAmmNel1.pri, whole genome shotgun sequence encodes:
- the LOC132080054 gene encoding regulator of cell cycle RGCC-like → MAEELSELLREFDEVMEDFDRGPASQYQQHLEELKRKAGQSVYDSGIDELESASTSPGSSLNSSEEHLNSPADTYPTKAKLGDTQELEEFIADLDKALEEM